The sequence GCAAGATCAGGATGAGTACAGTTAGTTAAGTACATTAAACTTCCTATCATCCTtgcatattccacttgtgaaacaggttctcctctatttttggctaaatgtgtACCTAACTCCATAGGTGTTCTAGCCGGAGGACGATTTGTGTCATTAAATCGTTCAAGAACCTTTTCGACATAATGAGTTTGGGATAACATAATTCCAGCAGAAAGTCTAGAGACTTTAATCCCTAGAATTATatcacacaatcccaaatccttcatatcaaaatgttttctcaatattttcttggttttcacaatcaattcatggttgcttctcatgattaacatgtcatctacataaaggcaaacaattacatatgcatttatagtacctttaatgtagacacatttatcacattcatttattgtgaaaccatttgacaacatagcagtgtcaaacttttgatgtcactgtttaggtgcttgtttaagttcATACAACGACTTGACAAGTTTACACACCTTTTGTTCTTTTTCGGGTACAACAaacccttctggttgttttatatatatttcttcttccAACTTTCCATTCAAAAACGttgttttaacatccatttgatgtatctcaagatcatgcaatgctgcaatagctatgagaacacggatggatgttattctagaaaccggagagtaggtatcgaagaaatcatatccctccttttgtctaaaaccttgaaccactagtcgagatttatatttatctatagatccatcttctttgtatttctttttaagaatccacttggatcccaaaggtttacatcccggaggaagatcaaccaactcccacgtatgattatgcatgatggaatttatttcattttgtatggcttccttccaaaaaggagcctcaggatttgataaagccacttgaagagttcttggttcattatctaacatgtatgttagaaaatcaggaccaaacgACTTTTCAACTCTTACACGCTTGTTGTGTCGTGGTTCCTcgttgttttgtggagtttcagttgtgttttcatgagttcgcttgttcgaactaatttctttcctttctttacatggaaagatattttcaaagaatacaACATTCCTTGACTCCATAATTGTGCCTTCATATACATCAGTAATCATAGACTTATGTACTAAAAATCGATATGCACTACTATTGtatgcataaccaataaatatacaGTCAACCATTTTAGgtccaatttttatttgttttggcttaggtactTTTACTTTCtccaaacacccccacactttgaggTATTGGTAAGAATGTTTACGACCTTTCCACTGTTCAAACGGTGTTTCATCTTTTTCTTTGATTGGAATCTTGTTTAGAATGTGAGTTGCTGAGAGAATCATTTCACCCCACATATTTTGAGGTAAGACATAATTTATTAACAACGCGTTCATCATTTCCTTTAATGTTCGATTTTTGCGTTCTGCAATGCCATTGGATTGAGGTGAGTAAGGGGCTgtcgtttgatgaatgatgcccgaagtttagcaaaattcttcaaaaggagccacacactctccacctcgatcacttcgaatcattttaattttcgaaCTTCGTTGATATTCAATCTCAGTtttatatttcttgaaagcttCAATTGCTTCATCTTtgattttcaataaatatacgtaacaaaatatggtacaatcattaatgaatgttataaagtacTTATTTCCAGCTCGTGTTTGTACcacttttaaatcacatacatcagtATGTATTAATTCAAGTGGCGTAGTACTTCTCGTGACATTATGAAATGGAGCTTTAACCATTCTCGCTTCAACACAAATCTCTAACTTGTTTTGTGGATTTCTTTTAAACGTATatattacatttaaatttgcaagtcgttgcaacatattgaagttaacatgtcctaatcgtTCATGCCATAATTCATAGCCTTCAAGCAAGTAAGCAGAACCAACAACTTTATTCTTCGCCTCAGGGCGGATAACATTCAttacattaaatttaaagagaccACTATCTTGGTACCCTTTACCAACAAATATATCGGATTTTGTTAATACAAATTTATCAGACTCAAACACCATTCTAAAGCCTGCCTTGCTCAAGAGAGAACCCGAAACTAAGTTCTTCCTAATGTCTGGCACATGTAGCACATTCTTGAGCGTCACCTCTTTGCCCGAGGTCATCTTCAACACCACGTTTCCCACTCCCACAACTTCAGACGTTGCAGAGTTTCCCATGAACAATTTCTATCCCCAACGGTGGCATAGGTGGAATACATATCTTTATCGGCACAAATGTGACTCGTAGAGCCGGTATCAATCCACCATCCTCTCGGATCATCCACCATGTTGGTCTCACAAATAACGGCACTTAAATCAATATCAGAAATTGCTAAAGGTACATACCTTTGTTCAACCAAGTTTGATTGATTTCGTTTCTGATTTGTGTTGTTTTTCTTTGGAATTCGGCAATCCCTTGCCATATGATTCGGTTTGCCACAGCTGTAGCAACTTCCTTGGAATTTCTTCGCTTTCCCCTTTTGCTTTCCATCATGGGGGCGCTTCCTCTTGTGACTCGTACTAGATTCCGCCAGATTTGCTTTGGCCTCGGTTTCCATCATCTTTTTATTTGACTTGGCCTCAGTATTCCTGTTGTCCTCCTCGATGCAAAGTCTCACAATCAGATCTTCAAGTTTCAACTCCTTACGTTTGTGCTTAAGGTAGTTTTTGAAGTCTTTCCACATCGGAGGCAACTTCTCAATAATAGACGCGACttggaatggttcattgatttccatCCCTTCGGCCAATAAGTCATGCAAGATGATTTGTATCTCTTGCACTTGACTCATTACAGTTTTTGAGTCTATCATCTTGAAGTCCAGAAATTTGCCAACCACTAACTTATTTATACCGGCGTCTTCagttttgtatttcttttcCAAGGAATCCCAGAGTTCCTTGGCCGTCTTGACTGATGAATAGACATTATAGAGAGTGTCATCAAGGTCATTCAGAATATAGTTTCTGCACAGAAAATCGTTGCGGTTCCATGCATCAACTGCGGTCCTCCTTTGGGTGTCAGAATCGCCATCAACAACGACAGGGGGATCCTCCTTCAGGAATCTAGACAGATTCAATGTGGTAAGGTAGAAGAGCATTTTCTGCTGCCAACATTTGAAGTCGGCACCAGAAAACTTTGGAGGCTTTTCTCCATGTGCAGGGGCAGAAGCGAGCGGAGTGAATGAAACGGTAGACATCTTCAGAATCCAAGAAATACAAAATTTTGTCTTGTGATTGTTATAAGGGTGTACTTCGAATTCTGAAAACGTGTACAACAACAACAGCAACGGCAACAAAAAATAGCAACTAGTCGAGGCAAGAgatctctctatccgcaagacgaaattgcccattaacagtgctcaacgttggcggcaatcgtctctaagatacaacgactataCAATCGAGATATAGCAGCACAACAAATATTTCGATCTTCGTCAAACTAAAATatgtatcatttttttttcttttgtgagAGAGAGGGAAGATTTTGCAGAAATCTGATGTATGCACGTTATCAGATGTTCTTCATCATCATTTCTATGTTATAACTATcgtatatatatacttatacaGGAAACAACACGTTATAaggcgtaaggatgcaacccatgacagaaaaagcccAGAAACAGACGTGACTTTTCAGTCTGCAGAAGGCGCGCGCTGTCGGTtatttttgaccgatcgagcgcccCTCTTCTGACAGACATTCTGTCTCGCTCAAACCAtggtgattgatttatttaaatgatcgagcggggtagatcgagtccgcatgaattgaactctcacatgtgattgatttatttaaatgattatttttaaatacgtgtgagcatgctttattgaatcttgaattaattgaattacatgagtagtgatttaatttataaagcatgaattacgtgatatatatttgtccttgtgctattatctgttctcgtatatcattgagattcatgagtactcagagcagagttttggacaccgaggttatgagattgagaataagtctgagatattgtgtcctaacccttgatatcagatggcacctcgacgatctttgagaaggaatcaaccacctttaactcctccttctactgagaatccgctgccagtgataactcctcagaatgatcagggtagtactggaatggatcagtttgatgcaactgcaaccccgatggagactctactgaagaggtttcgttcttttcgaccgcctactttaacgggtaccgagaactccattgcttgtgaaagttggctagatgaaatggatgagctctttgattccctcgactataccgatgaccgcggaattaggttagtcagtcatcagttgcagggtgttgctaagaattggtggaccacgaccaagagagcgaatgagaaccgaggcaccgccatcacttggagcttgttcaagactgagttctttaagcgtttctttcctgtctcgtatagaaaggaaaagggtgccgaatttgagaatctgaaacaagggaacttgagcattgaggactatgtgagcaaatttgacagtctcttgaggtttgcacctcacgttgcAGATAACGAGGAAGCTAAGGCTgaccatttcatcaatggcttgaaccctgagatatttaccttggtcaataccggaagacccaacaacttcgcagatgctatggatcaagcgaagggagccgaagccggattcttgatgcaacgaggtaatcaggtagctcctcagcagcagcagagatcttttccgaatcagcctgttcagtttcagcctcagcagtctcagtatcagtaccaaccttctcagcagtcgaatcagtctcagaggattgagggaggcaacagtggcagaaacaggcgagatcagtatcggccgaacgagaagaatttcaagaagtctggtaacagttcatcgagttccagtggctctagacagttcagttctgggcaaagttcagggttttctggagcttcgtgcagcaagtgtggaggacgtcatcccagtgatcagtgtcgaggcgtgtttggtagttgcaatatctgccagcagccgggtcactttgctagagtttgtcctcagcgaggatccgacagagctcagagcggcagttcttctcgaccgccagctcagccagagagatcagcttctgcagttcattcctttcagcctcagcaacagaattgtcagggaggtaatcaaaatcagaaccaacctccttgacggcaggcgagggtgtttgccttgacagaggatcaagtcaatgcagccccgaatgacgtgatagcaggtaactgttcgatttttggttatcctgcgtttgtgttgattgatacgggtgcttctcactgttttatttctgaaagatttgtcgtgatgcatgatttatttgctgagctattatctgatgttgtttctattacttcacctttgggtggaggaattgtttcggtgAGAATGGTCCGAAATTGTGTAATAGAATCCGAaaggaattcgattgagattgactgcatcgtacttggattatctgattttgactgtattgtcgggattgatgctctgaccaagtatagggcgacagtagattgctttcagaaagtggttcgattcaaACCTGAGATGACAgacgattggaagtttttcgctaagggttctcgatccaaaattctgttgatttctgtgttatccatgtttcgtttgctacagaaaggagcagagggattcttgatttatgcaatggatgttcagaggtctagtcctgagttgtctgagatacaggttgttagcgagtttcctgatgtttttccatacgagattcctggtttaccgcctattcgagacatcgaatttagcattgaacttgcaccaggtactcagcctatttcaaaagcaccttaccgtatggctccgttagagttgaaagaattgaaggaacagttagaagatttgattgccaagggatacatccgacctagcgtatcgccttggggtgcaccagtactttttgtgaggaagaaagacggttctatgcgactttgcatcgactaccgccagttgaatcaagcgatggtcaagaacaagtatcctctaccaagaatcgacgatctttttgatcaactgcaaggttcttcagtgtattcgaagatagatctgcgatcagggtatcatcagctgagagttcgtgacgaggatgtgcctaagacagccttcagaaccagatatgggcactTCAAGTTcgtagtcatgccttttggttagaccaatgctccagcaatttttatggacctgatgaatcgcATCTTTCAGCGGTTTTTGGacgagttcgtcattatcttcatcgacgacattctgatctattcgaagaactgttctgatcatgccgagcatttgagaatcgtattgcagactttgcgagccgaacagttgtatgctaagctatcgaagtgcgagttttggttggaccgagtggttttcttaggccacattgtatcgggagatggaatatctatggaccccagtaagatcgaagcagttatgaattggccgagaccgacatcagtgccagagatccgaagcttcatgggtttagccgggtactatcgcagatttatcgagggtttctcttccattacaaagccgattactcagttgacccagaaaaatgcaccgtttgtttggtccgagcagtgtgaggctagtttcattgagctgaagaagagattgaccagcgctccgatcttgtctattccatcaggtactggaggtttctctgtgtactgcaatgcttctcaccgtggtcttgggtgtattcttatgcagaggaagcacgtcatagcttatgcttcgaggcagctgaagcctcacgagactcgttatccgatccatgatctcgagctagctgcaatcgtttttgctttgaagacttggcgccattacctgtatggcgagtcgtttgagatattttctgaccacaagagcctgaaatacttgttttctcagtccgagctgaatatgaggcagaggagatggatggatttgcttaaggactttgactgcgagatcttagagggggagaattgtaatgccccgattttattataattgagtttaatcgagataatcataGTTTTCAGTAATTGAGAATTGTATTGATATTCGCAGGGGGATCATTTtgcaaacttggagaaataaaggactgaaatgcaaaattggaattttatatattattattaagcaAGTTGACCAATCAATAATTCCCTCCTTCCtcccctaccctctctctctcGATCTCTCTCTCCGAAAGCCATggaaatcgattcttcaagcttcctttccgtccgattcgcacgatccgaccgttagattttttttccgagttgagattgacgatcaccgcaacgagggcttcattctgacgtaagttttgctacgatctcttgaacttcgattttgttgagtggccagaatttgataatattggagtatgttattcttgagctagcatagatcgtgtattcgaagtcggtttggaaaaagaacgaagtttggattttatattattttagaggcatattttcgaaaatgatgattttgattgaggttggatttgagttgttttgatggattgggatgatgattgagttattgtgattgttgtttgatggtttgtatttccggATAGTCAATTtacagtcgttatgccgtcgaaatcgagttcgAGTTATCGGTTTTTGGTTCGGTTTAGTtgaatatcgaatttgattgagtttgaattccgagttgatattgagtccgtattcgatgttttgacagttgattgaggattcgggagttgatcgaacttggagacttgtttatcgattgaagaattgaagacggtatattattgattgttgtatcgactttgagtttttTATCCGAATAGACTATGATGTCAagttatctcttgttgacaggaatcacttgaagcttcgagaaaaggtaaaagtcgacaatgaaatgaatgggaacgaatactcgagatcgacttattctcgagttcccgaaaatcacatactacatgtttatttgcttgagtgaatttgattgttattctattttcacttgcattccatattgagccgatttctcgattcgttttgaaattagacgatttagggagctatattgaagtggctttggatttcgagtttttccaattgccagaatacttcttatagttgctctgaagtctaggggttgagttgaacgacatccaccccaaatgggtgtgtcggtgagttgttgtgaagactt comes from Henckelia pumila isolate YLH828 chromosome 4, ASM3356847v2, whole genome shotgun sequence and encodes:
- the LOC140860591 gene encoding uncharacterized protein — its product is MSTVSFTPLASAPAHGEKPPKFSGADFKCWQQKMLFYLTTLNLSRFLKEDPPVVVDGDSDTQRRTAVDAWNRNDFLCRNYILNDLDDTLYNVYSSVKTAKELWDSLEKKYKTEDAGINKLVVGKFLDFKMIDSKTVMSQVQEIQIILHDLLAEGMEINEPFQVASIIEKLPPMWKDFKNYLKHKRKELKLEDLIVRLCIEEDNRNTEAKSNKKMMETEAKANLAESSTSHKRKRPHDGKQKGKAKKFQGSCYSCGKPNHMARDCRIPKKNNTNQKRNQSNLVEQRYVPLAISDIDLSAVICETNMVDDPRGWWIDTGSTSHICADKDMYSTYATVGDRNCSWETLQRLKLWEWETWC